One segment of Herbaspirillum hiltneri N3 DNA contains the following:
- a CDS encoding helix-turn-helix transcriptional regulator gives MSTGNAGQRFGQLVELIYDSVQDLSRIAPAMEMICREVGAIAGHYVHMDMKSREVIASCVSNSDYQAGDLEYKDYYSQVDDRLGWLATGEVGEWRADHQRFDERFVRKSEIYNDFLFKYGGRHMVVGRIGERTTQSEAIAFLRPLGAQEYAETEYAFLRSLSPHLIRSATLRARMQTLERQQSASESVVAHLPYGTLWINAAGRIVSLNPQANVILAAADGLSVRNDKLVVSEPAGAERLQHALRMATTMEPRQGQWFAIARRKQSTPLLVSVIPATIPAALDPLCGGPFALLILQDMTCQRVSRSAQLQAIYRLTPAETRLAEALLENETIESYALKNDISRNTVRTHLASLFAKTGAKRQAELIRTLLASQPHVML, from the coding sequence ATGTCAACGGGGAATGCAGGACAGCGCTTCGGCCAGCTGGTGGAGTTGATTTACGACTCGGTCCAGGATCTGAGCCGGATCGCTCCCGCCATGGAAATGATCTGCCGCGAGGTGGGCGCCATCGCCGGCCACTACGTCCACATGGACATGAAGAGCCGCGAAGTGATCGCTTCCTGCGTCAGCAACAGCGACTACCAGGCCGGCGACCTGGAGTACAAGGATTACTACAGCCAGGTCGACGACCGCCTGGGCTGGCTGGCCACAGGCGAAGTCGGCGAGTGGCGCGCCGACCATCAGCGTTTCGACGAACGCTTCGTGCGCAAGAGCGAAATCTACAACGACTTCCTGTTCAAATACGGCGGCCGCCACATGGTGGTCGGGCGCATCGGCGAGCGCACCACGCAGTCTGAGGCAATCGCCTTCCTGCGTCCGCTGGGCGCGCAGGAATACGCAGAGACCGAATACGCTTTCCTGCGCAGCCTGTCGCCGCACCTGATCCGCTCGGCCACGCTGCGTGCGCGCATGCAGACGCTGGAGCGCCAGCAGTCGGCCAGCGAATCGGTGGTCGCGCATCTTCCCTACGGCACGCTATGGATCAACGCTGCGGGACGCATCGTCTCGCTGAACCCGCAGGCGAACGTCATCCTGGCAGCCGCTGACGGCCTGTCCGTGCGCAACGACAAGCTGGTCGTGTCCGAACCGGCCGGCGCCGAAAGGCTCCAGCATGCGTTGCGCATGGCGACCACGATGGAGCCGCGCCAGGGACAATGGTTCGCCATCGCGCGTCGCAAGCAGTCGACGCCGCTGCTGGTGTCGGTGATCCCGGCGACGATCCCTGCCGCACTCGATCCCCTGTGCGGTGGGCCGTTTGCCTTGCTGATCCTGCAGGACATGACGTGCCAGCGCGTTTCCCGGTCGGCGCAACTGCAGGCCATCTATCGCCTGACGCCTGCCGAAACGCGTCTGGCGGAAGCGCTGCTCGAAAATGAAACCATCGAATCCTATGCGCTGAAGAACGATATCAGCCGCAACACCGTGCGCACCCATCTGGCCAGCTTGTTCGCCAAGACCGGCGCCAAGCGGCAGGCGGAGTTGATCCGCACCTTGCTGGCGTCGCAGCCGCATGTGATGCTGTAG
- the thrC gene encoding threonine synthase yields the protein MQYVSTRGHSASPSFSEILLGGLAPDGGLYLPANYPQVTGAELDQWRTLSYADLAYHVLKKFAGDIPDADLKALADKTYTADVYRNTRTGEDAAQITPLRTLEEKDGKKLVLQGLSNGPTLAFKDMAMQLLGNLFEYALARKGAELNIVGATSGDTGSAAEYAMRGKQGIRVFMLSPHKKMSAFQTAQMFSLQDPNIFNLAVEGVFDDCQDIVKAISNDLDYKAAQKIGTVNSINWARVVAQVVYYFRGYLAATTSNVQKVSFTVPSGNFGNICAGHIARMMGLPIDKLVVATNENDVLDEFFRTGVYRVRKSAETYHTSSPSMDISKASNFERFIYDLLGRDSTRVKALFHKVETAGGFDLSGKPGSDGDEFASVIRYGFASGKSTHADRLEIIRFAEKSYGITVDTHTADGIKVARENLAEGVTMIVLETALPAKFNETIREALGRDADRPSGFENIEALPQRFEVMSADAAKVKAFVAKHTGL from the coding sequence ATGCAATACGTCTCCACTCGCGGCCACTCTGCCTCACCTTCCTTTTCCGAAATCCTGCTGGGCGGCCTGGCGCCGGACGGCGGCCTGTACCTGCCGGCGAATTATCCGCAGGTCACCGGCGCCGAGCTGGATCAATGGCGCACGCTGTCCTATGCGGACCTGGCCTATCATGTGCTGAAGAAATTTGCCGGCGACATTCCCGACGCCGACCTCAAGGCGCTGGCGGACAAGACGTATACCGCCGACGTGTATCGCAACACGCGCACCGGTGAAGACGCCGCGCAAATCACGCCGCTGCGCACGCTGGAAGAGAAGGACGGCAAGAAGTTGGTGCTGCAGGGCCTGTCGAACGGCCCGACGCTGGCGTTCAAGGACATGGCCATGCAGTTGCTGGGTAACCTGTTCGAATATGCGCTGGCCAGGAAAGGCGCCGAGCTCAACATCGTCGGCGCCACCTCGGGCGATACCGGCAGCGCTGCCGAATACGCCATGCGCGGCAAGCAGGGCATCCGCGTTTTCATGCTGTCGCCGCACAAGAAGATGAGCGCGTTCCAGACCGCACAAATGTTCAGCCTTCAGGATCCGAACATCTTCAACCTCGCGGTGGAAGGCGTGTTCGACGACTGCCAGGACATCGTCAAGGCAATCTCCAACGACCTCGACTACAAGGCGGCGCAAAAAATCGGCACCGTCAATTCGATCAATTGGGCGCGTGTCGTGGCACAGGTGGTGTATTACTTCCGCGGCTACCTGGCAGCGACGACCAGCAATGTGCAGAAGGTGTCGTTCACGGTTCCGTCGGGCAACTTTGGCAACATCTGCGCCGGCCACATTGCACGCATGATGGGCCTGCCGATCGACAAGCTGGTGGTCGCCACCAACGAGAACGACGTACTCGACGAATTCTTCCGCACCGGCGTGTATCGCGTGCGCAAGTCGGCCGAGACTTACCACACCAGCAGCCCGAGCATGGACATCAGCAAGGCGTCCAACTTCGAGCGCTTCATCTACGATTTGCTCGGTCGCGACAGTACACGCGTCAAGGCGCTGTTCCACAAGGTCGAGACCGCAGGGGGCTTCGACCTGTCCGGCAAGCCCGGCAGCGACGGCGATGAATTCGCCAGCGTCATCCGCTACGGTTTCGCCTCGGGCAAGTCGACGCACGCCGACCGTCTGGAAATCATCCGTTTCGCTGAAAAGAGCTACGGCATCACGGTCGACACGCATACCGCCGACGGCATCAAGGTGGCGCGTGAGAACCTCGCTGAAGGGGTCACCATGATCGTGCTGGAAACCGCCTTGCCGGCCAAGTTCAACGAGACCATCCGCGAAGCGCTGGGTCGGGATGCGGACCGTCCGTCCGGCTTCGAAAACATCGAAGCGCTGCCACAGCGTTTCGAGGTCATGTCTGCCGATGCCGCCAAGGTCAAAGCCTTTGTGGCGAAGCATACCGGTCTGTAA
- a CDS encoding serine hydrolase domain-containing protein has translation MNKAATTGLLVASLLATGIAAAAPDEDALGKSAGYPVAGNLLQVYQQRYLVGSFSAMDSFNPSCVLAPSPDPVALEKNAVDTTFTYRFRGDTFTLDDYMMRQRATAVVVVKDGRIVAERYNYARTPDMRMLSNSMAKTIVALGVMKALEEGKIRSLDDPAKTYLPALAGSLYGETRIVNLLRMASGARYVEDYSAHDDRARFNGIMRKAGMLEAVRSVTERSDPEGERFNYAGAQTSVLALVLRAATGRSLCDYIGEKIWQPVGAGSRATWMLNPADGIEVAQGGFNATVYDYARLGMMMAADGEVRGNAVVQREHLLDMTDPARQPAAFRPGSMSYHGSKYSGYGLQTWILPGSRRRFALLGVYGQAIFVDPALRLVVVHTAVGKDASGDASGAHLGAERDALLRGIVATYGKW, from the coding sequence GTGAACAAGGCCGCGACCACCGGATTGCTGGTTGCGTCGCTGCTGGCGACCGGCATTGCCGCAGCCGCTCCGGATGAGGATGCGCTGGGAAAATCCGCAGGTTATCCGGTCGCCGGCAATCTTCTCCAAGTCTATCAGCAGCGTTATCTGGTCGGCTCCTTCAGCGCGATGGACAGCTTCAATCCCTCCTGCGTCCTCGCGCCTTCGCCCGATCCCGTAGCGTTGGAAAAGAACGCCGTCGACACCACCTTCACCTATCGCTTTCGCGGCGACACCTTCACGCTCGACGACTACATGATGCGCCAGCGCGCCACGGCCGTGGTGGTGGTCAAGGATGGCCGCATCGTGGCCGAACGCTACAACTACGCGCGCACGCCCGACATGCGCATGCTGTCCAATTCCATGGCCAAGACCATCGTCGCGCTGGGTGTCATGAAGGCGCTGGAGGAGGGCAAAATTCGCTCCCTCGACGACCCCGCGAAAACCTATCTGCCCGCACTGGCCGGCTCTCTCTACGGCGAGACGCGTATCGTCAATCTGCTGCGCATGGCTTCCGGCGCCAGATATGTCGAAGACTATTCGGCGCACGATGACCGCGCCCGCTTCAACGGCATCATGCGCAAGGCAGGCATGCTTGAAGCCGTACGCAGCGTCACCGAGCGCAGCGATCCGGAAGGCGAGCGTTTCAACTATGCCGGTGCCCAGACCAGCGTGCTGGCGCTGGTCTTGCGCGCTGCCACGGGACGCAGCCTGTGCGACTACATCGGCGAGAAAATCTGGCAGCCTGTCGGCGCCGGGTCCAGGGCCACATGGATGCTCAATCCTGCCGACGGCATCGAAGTGGCGCAAGGCGGCTTCAACGCCACGGTGTACGACTATGCCCGCCTCGGGATGATGATGGCCGCCGACGGCGAAGTGCGCGGCAACGCCGTCGTGCAGCGCGAACACCTGCTTGACATGACCGATCCGGCGCGCCAGCCTGCGGCGTTCCGGCCGGGGAGCATGTCGTATCACGGCAGCAAATATTCAGGCTACGGTTTGCAGACCTGGATCCTGCCGGGCAGCCGGCGTCGCTTTGCGCTGCTGGGCGTGTATGGCCAGGCGATCTTCGTCGATCCCGCACTCAGGCTGGTGGTGGTGCATACGGCGGTAGGCAAGGACGCATCCGGCGATGCCAGCGGCGCCCATCTCGGCGCAGAGCGCGACGCCTTGTTGCGCGGGATCGTGGCGACTTACGGCAAGTGGTGA
- a CDS encoding LysR family transcriptional regulator, translating to MDQFKQISTFVDVAAKGSLSAAARAEGIAPAMIGRRLDALEERLGVKLLQRTTRKIVLTNEGAAFLEDCQRILTDLEDAESSVSERSARASGNLLISAPAGFGRQHVAPLVPSFLTEHRDVTLTLNLNDRIVDLIGEGVDVAIRIAALTDSNLISVKLAENHRVVVAAPSYLRRHGIPETPDDLARHNCLAISSEGSQRGWTLRQHGKVSVYKVGGNMVCNDGEVLHNWALSGKGLAWRSMWEVGAALESGELVTVLDKFDAPAPAIYAVFAQRRHLPLRIRAFVDFLRHTYAQPDYWRHPA from the coding sequence ATGGACCAGTTCAAGCAAATCTCCACCTTCGTCGATGTCGCCGCCAAAGGCAGCCTGTCGGCCGCCGCCCGCGCCGAGGGCATCGCTCCCGCCATGATCGGCCGCCGGCTGGATGCGCTGGAGGAACGCTTGGGCGTCAAGCTGCTGCAGCGGACCACGCGCAAGATCGTGCTGACCAACGAAGGCGCAGCCTTCCTGGAGGACTGCCAGCGCATCCTGACCGACCTCGAAGACGCCGAATCCTCGGTCTCGGAGCGCAGCGCGCGCGCCAGCGGCAACCTGCTGATCTCGGCCCCGGCCGGCTTCGGCCGCCAGCACGTAGCGCCGCTGGTGCCCTCCTTCCTGACCGAACACCGCGACGTCACGCTCACGCTCAACCTCAACGATCGCATCGTCGACCTGATCGGCGAAGGCGTCGACGTCGCCATCCGCATCGCTGCGCTGACCGATTCCAACCTGATCAGCGTCAAACTGGCCGAGAACCACCGCGTAGTGGTCGCGGCGCCCTCCTATCTGCGCCGCCATGGCATTCCCGAGACGCCTGACGACCTGGCGCGCCACAACTGCCTGGCCATCAGCAGCGAAGGCAGCCAACGCGGCTGGACGCTCAGGCAGCACGGCAAGGTCAGCGTCTACAAGGTCGGCGGGAATATGGTCTGCAACGACGGCGAGGTGCTGCACAACTGGGCGCTCAGCGGCAAGGGCCTGGCCTGGCGCTCCATGTGGGAAGTCGGCGCCGCGCTCGAGTCAGGCGAACTGGTGACGGTGCTGGACAAGTTCGACGCACCGGCGCCGGCGATTTATGCCGTCTTTGCCCAGCGCCGCCATTTGCCGCTGCGGATACGCGCGTTCGTGGATTTTTTGCGGCATACCTATGCCCAGCCGGATTACTGGCGGCATCCGGCCTGA
- the aceB gene encoding malate synthase A, with protein MTQLTLPAGMQISGEIKPGYEQILTPDALALVAKLSRAFESRRQELLAARVERVKRLDAGERPDFLPETANIRSGDWKIAPIPEALKCRRVEITGPVERKMVINAFNSGADSYMTDFEDSNSPVWDNQISGQINLFDAIRRTISLESNGKSYKLNEKIATLVVRPRGWHLDEKHVTIDGKRISGGIFDFALFLFHNAKEQLARGAGPYFYLPKMESHLEARLWNDIFVMAQNEIGLPQGTIKATVLIETITAAFEMEEILYELREHSSGLNAGRWDYIFSCIKKFKNDKDFCLADRAKVTMTAPFMRSYALLLLKTCHKRGAPAIGGMSALIPIKNDPEKNAIAMQGIINDKRRDATDGYDGGWVAHPGLVEPSMKEFVAVLGDKPNQFEKQRPDVDVKAADLLNFQPETPITEAGLRYNINVGIHYLGAWLAGNGCVPIHNLMEDAATAEISRAQVWQWIRSSKGNLEDGRKVTADMVRAMIPEELAKVKEVAGNGPTYDRAAKIFEDMSTSETFAEFLTLPLYEEI; from the coding sequence ATGACGCAATTGACACTGCCGGCCGGGATGCAGATTTCTGGTGAAATCAAGCCCGGTTATGAACAGATCCTGACGCCTGACGCGCTCGCGCTGGTAGCCAAATTGAGCCGCGCCTTCGAGTCGCGCCGCCAGGAATTGCTGGCCGCGCGCGTGGAACGCGTCAAGCGCCTCGACGCCGGCGAGCGTCCCGACTTCCTGCCGGAGACTGCGAACATCCGCAGCGGCGACTGGAAGATTGCACCGATTCCTGAAGCACTGAAATGCCGCCGCGTCGAAATCACCGGCCCGGTGGAGCGCAAGATGGTCATCAACGCCTTCAACTCGGGCGCCGACAGCTACATGACCGACTTCGAAGATTCGAATTCGCCGGTCTGGGACAATCAGATCAGCGGCCAGATCAACCTGTTCGACGCCATCCGCCGTACCATTTCGCTGGAATCGAACGGCAAGAGCTACAAGCTCAACGAGAAGATCGCCACGCTGGTGGTGCGCCCGCGCGGCTGGCATCTGGACGAGAAGCACGTCACCATCGACGGCAAGCGCATCTCCGGCGGCATCTTCGACTTCGCGCTGTTCCTGTTCCATAACGCCAAGGAGCAACTGGCGCGCGGCGCCGGTCCTTACTTCTATCTGCCGAAGATGGAGTCGCACCTGGAAGCACGCCTGTGGAACGACATCTTCGTGATGGCGCAAAACGAAATCGGCCTGCCGCAAGGCACCATCAAGGCCACCGTGCTGATCGAAACGATCACCGCCGCTTTTGAAATGGAAGAAATCCTGTACGAACTGCGCGAACACAGCTCCGGTCTGAATGCCGGCCGCTGGGATTACATCTTCTCCTGCATCAAGAAATTCAAGAACGACAAGGACTTCTGCCTGGCCGACCGCGCCAAGGTCACGATGACCGCGCCGTTCATGCGTTCGTATGCATTGCTGCTGCTGAAGACCTGTCACAAGCGCGGCGCGCCGGCCATCGGCGGCATGAGCGCACTGATCCCGATCAAGAACGATCCGGAAAAGAACGCCATCGCCATGCAGGGCATCATCAACGACAAGCGTCGCGATGCGACCGACGGCTACGATGGCGGCTGGGTTGCTCACCCGGGCCTGGTCGAGCCTTCGATGAAGGAGTTCGTGGCGGTGCTGGGCGACAAGCCGAACCAGTTCGAGAAGCAACGTCCGGACGTCGACGTCAAGGCAGCGGACCTGCTCAACTTCCAGCCGGAAACGCCAATCACCGAAGCCGGCCTGCGTTACAACATCAACGTCGGCATCCACTACCTGGGCGCCTGGCTGGCCGGCAATGGCTGTGTGCCGATCCACAACCTGATGGAAGATGCCGCCACCGCGGAAATCAGCCGTGCGCAAGTCTGGCAATGGATCCGCAGCAGCAAGGGCAATCTGGAAGATGGCCGCAAGGTCACCGCCGACATGGTGCGCGCGATGATTCCGGAAGAACTGGCCAAGGTCAAGGAAGTGGCCGGCAACGGTCCGACCTACGACCGCGCTGCGAAGATCTTCGAAGACATGTCGACGTCGGAGACGTTTGCCGAATTCCTGACATTGCCGCTGTACGAAGAAATCTGA
- a CDS encoding cold-shock protein, which yields MATGIVKWFNDSKGFGFITPDEGGEDLFAHFSAIQSNGFKSLKENQRVSFEVTTGPKGKQASNIVPQ from the coding sequence ATGGCAACTGGTATCGTAAAGTGGTTCAATGACTCGAAGGGCTTCGGCTTCATCACTCCTGACGAAGGCGGCGAAGATCTGTTCGCGCACTTCTCGGCTATCCAATCGAACGGCTTCAAGTCCCTGAAAGAAAACCAACGCGTTTCTTTCGAAGTGACTACTGGTCCTAAGGGCAAGCAAGCTTCGAACATCGTCCCGCAATAA
- the ispF gene encoding 2-C-methyl-D-erythritol 2,4-cyclodiphosphate synthase, giving the protein MAFHPPPFRIGQGYDCHALVTGRKLIIGGVDIPHKTGLLGHSDADVLLHAITDAIFGSAGLGDIGRHFPDTDLQFKGADSRVLLREAVKRLAASGYAIGNVDATIIAQAPKMAPHIPAMVAHVAADLGITPEQVNIKAKTNEKLGYLGREEGIAAEAVVLVYKPTAN; this is encoded by the coding sequence ATGGCGTTTCACCCTCCTCCATTCCGCATCGGCCAGGGCTACGATTGCCACGCGCTGGTGACCGGCCGCAAGCTGATCATCGGCGGCGTCGACATTCCGCACAAGACCGGCCTGCTCGGACATTCTGACGCGGATGTGTTGCTGCACGCCATCACCGATGCGATTTTCGGTTCGGCCGGACTGGGCGACATCGGGCGACATTTCCCCGACACCGATCTGCAGTTCAAGGGCGCCGACTCACGCGTGCTGCTGCGCGAAGCGGTCAAGCGCCTGGCCGCCTCCGGTTATGCGATTGGCAACGTCGACGCCACCATCATCGCGCAGGCGCCCAAGATGGCGCCGCATATTCCGGCCATGGTGGCGCATGTGGCGGCCGACCTTGGCATTACTCCTGAGCAAGTAAATATCAAGGCCAAGACCAACGAGAAACTGGGCTACCTGGGGCGAGAAGAAGGCATTGCCGCCGAGGCGGTGGTTTTGGTATACAAACCGACTGCAAATTAA
- the ispD gene encoding 2-C-methyl-D-erythritol 4-phosphate cytidylyltransferase — MTASASSPQARHFALIPAAGVGARVGGAIPKQYLPLAGKPMLQYALDTFAASTAIAHTFLVVSAGDGYIDDFLATQPQLAGKLTVLRNGGATRQDSVLNGLQAIGAQLGGDDWVLVHDAARPGLTAQLLDRLIAALHDDEVGGLLALPVVDTLKRSGGAPAQRAEATVPRDALWAAQTPQMFRYGLLKRALEQAHAQNRVGDITDDASAVEMLGLQPKLVEGSPRNFKVTLAHDVALAELFLKT, encoded by the coding sequence ATGACCGCTTCCGCATCGTCACCTCAGGCCCGACATTTTGCACTGATTCCCGCAGCCGGCGTCGGCGCGCGCGTGGGCGGCGCCATCCCCAAGCAATACCTGCCGCTGGCCGGCAAGCCGATGCTGCAATATGCGCTCGACACCTTCGCCGCCAGCACCGCCATCGCTCACACTTTCCTCGTGGTCAGCGCCGGCGACGGCTACATCGATGATTTCCTGGCGACGCAGCCGCAGCTGGCGGGCAAGCTGACGGTGCTGCGCAACGGCGGCGCCACGCGCCAGGACAGCGTGCTCAATGGCTTGCAGGCGATCGGCGCGCAGCTCGGGGGCGACGACTGGGTACTGGTGCATGATGCGGCGCGCCCGGGACTGACTGCGCAGCTGCTGGATCGCCTCATCGCCGCGTTGCATGACGATGAAGTCGGCGGCCTGCTGGCGCTGCCGGTGGTGGACACGCTCAAGCGCAGCGGCGGCGCGCCGGCGCAACGCGCGGAGGCGACCGTCCCGCGCGATGCGCTGTGGGCGGCGCAGACGCCGCAGATGTTCCGCTACGGTTTGCTGAAGCGGGCGCTGGAACAGGCGCATGCGCAAAACCGCGTCGGCGACATTACCGACGATGCCAGCGCCGTCGAGATGCTGGGACTGCAGCCGAAGCTGGTTGAAGGCAGCCCGCGCAATTTCAAGGTGACGCTGGCGCACGATGTCGCGCTGGCCGAACTCTTCCTGAAGACGTAA